The following coding sequences are from one Seonamhaeicola sp. ML3 window:
- a CDS encoding cytochrome c encodes MKSLIKIFAIAIVFVAVSCKKDTAPNYQFMPNMYESQGYETYGEAAFPNGVEAQLPVDGTVARGHIPFDIENSTEGYELAKATLTSPLYSTQVDLATGKALYDIYCGICHGNKGNGQGNLVKREKILGIPSYDDAGRAINEGSIYHTIYYGKNSMGSYANQLNEEERWQVVAYVLKLKADLEK; translated from the coding sequence ATGAAGAGCTTAATTAAAATATTTGCAATAGCAATCGTTTTTGTAGCAGTATCATGTAAAAAAGATACAGCTCCTAACTATCAATTCATGCCAAATATGTATGAATCTCAAGGTTATGAAACTTATGGTGAAGCTGCTTTCCCTAACGGAGTAGAAGCTCAGTTACCAGTTGATGGTACCGTAGCCAGAGGCCATATTCCTTTCGATATTGAAAATTCAACTGAAGGCTATGAATTGGCAAAAGCTACTTTAACAAGTCCGTTATATTCTACCCAAGTAGACTTAGCTACAGGAAAAGCACTTTACGATATATACTGTGGTATTTGTCATGGTAATAAAGGTAACGGTCAAGGAAATTTAGTAAAGCGCGAAAAAATTCTTGGTATTCCTAGCTATGATGATGCCGGTAGAGCAATCAACGAAGGAAGTATTTATCACACCATTTACTACGGAAAGAACTCTATGGGTTCTTATGCTAACCAATTGAATGAAGAAGAGCGTTGGCAAGTTGTAGCATACGTGTTAAAGTTAAAAGCAGATTTAGAAAAGTAA
- a CDS encoding quinol:cytochrome C oxidoreductase, translating to MYTFSNKLKTFSFILMVLGAVGVGIGFMSSHKSFEDVEHLLAEEAHHGGHGEEAAHAAPAHNAHADASHDNHGKGHGEEAHHGDGHKKHVEHVMHQIHNRPWAALYVAAFFFMMIALGTLAFYAVQIASQAGWSPVLFRVMEGITSYLLPGAVIVVIIALASHFLGHDSLFVWMNPELTDEASVHYDKLVAGKSGWLNITGFTIRAIVFIGGWVAYRHFARKFSIAQDTADDNSNYKKSFRIAAGFLVFFIYTESMMSWDWIMSVDPHWFSTLFGWYVFASMFVSGITAIALITLYLKSRGYLEFVNENHLHDVAKFMFAISIFWTYLWFSQFMLIWYSNIPEEVTYFVSRFNDYKLPFLGMVVLNFVFPILMLMSADYKRIPWFVVMTGLVVLLGHYIDVFNMIMPATVGDRWFIGIPEIGSILLFAGLFIFVVFTSLTKAPLLVKRYPFKKESEDFHY from the coding sequence ATGTACACATTTTCAAATAAATTAAAGACATTTTCTTTCATTCTAATGGTTTTAGGAGCCGTAGGAGTAGGAATTGGTTTTATGTCATCTCATAAATCTTTTGAAGACGTTGAGCATTTATTAGCTGAAGAAGCTCATCATGGAGGACATGGTGAAGAAGCAGCTCATGCAGCTCCTGCTCATAATGCGCACGCAGATGCATCTCACGACAATCATGGAAAAGGACATGGTGAAGAAGCACATCATGGTGATGGGCACAAGAAACATGTTGAGCATGTTATGCACCAAATCCATAACAGACCTTGGGCAGCATTATATGTTGCGGCATTCTTCTTCATGATGATTGCTTTAGGAACTTTAGCGTTCTATGCGGTTCAAATTGCTTCACAAGCGGGATGGTCTCCTGTACTGTTTAGAGTCATGGAAGGCATCACATCTTATCTATTGCCTGGTGCGGTAATCGTTGTTATTATTGCCTTAGCTTCTCATTTCTTAGGCCACGATAGCCTGTTTGTATGGATGAACCCAGAATTAACCGATGAAGCTAGTGTGCATTACGATAAACTAGTAGCTGGTAAATCAGGATGGTTAAATATTACTGGATTTACTATCAGAGCTATTGTGTTTATAGGAGGATGGGTAGCGTATCGTCATTTTGCACGTAAATTTTCAATTGCTCAAGATACAGCAGATGATAATAGTAACTACAAGAAATCATTCCGTATAGCAGCTGGATTCTTAGTATTCTTTATATACACAGAATCTATGATGTCTTGGGATTGGATCATGAGTGTAGATCCTCACTGGTTCTCTACATTATTCGGATGGTATGTATTTGCTAGTATGTTTGTAAGTGGTATTACAGCTATCGCTTTAATTACCTTATATCTTAAATCTAGAGGGTATTTAGAGTTTGTAAATGAAAACCATTTACATGATGTAGCTAAATTTATGTTCGCTATTAGTATTTTCTGGACATACTTATGGTTCTCGCAATTCATGCTTATTTGGTATTCAAATATACCAGAAGAGGTAACATATTTCGTTTCTAGGTTTAACGATTATAAATTACCATTCTTAGGTATGGTAGTATTAAACTTCGTATTCCCTATCTTAATGCTTATGAGCGCTGATTACAAACGTATACCTTGGTTTGTAGTTATGACTGGTTTGGTTGTTCTTTTAGGTCACTATATTGATGTTTTCAATATGATTATGCCTGCAACTGTAGGAGATAGATGGTTTATAGGAATTCCTGAGATAGGTTCAATATTATTATTCGCAGGGCTATTTATATTCGTGGTGTTTACGTCATTAACAAAAGCACCATTACTTGTAAAGCGATATCCTTTCAAAAAGGAGAGCGAAGATTTTCATTATTAA